In Clostridium ljungdahlii DSM 13528, the genomic window AAAGTTGGGATATTCATGCGACTATGTTTGGTGGAATACCTGTAAAGGAAGTAGACCAACTATTTGAGTATTGGGAGGCTTTTCCCGAACTCAAAGATGCAATTTTTCGGAAAATTTCTAATGAATATTTAGCTGTGAAATGCGATGATATTAAAGCGGCTATTACCTCTCATGAGTCATTGAAAATCTATAAACAGGCATTCTCAAATGAATTTGGTAATTTTTATGAAGAACTTAAAAATGATTTGATTGAAGAAATTCTTGATGTATCTGCTGAGCATGAGAAAGAAAAGGTAAGCAAGGATATTTTTATAAGAATAGAAAATGTAAAACTTGCTGACAAGTATAAAGCGTACCAGATACTTTCGGATAATTGGGATGTGATTTCAACAGATTTGGAAATGATTCAGTCAGAAGGTTTTGAGGTTATCAATCAAGTGGATCCTAACATGATTTTAAAGAAGAAAGAAGCTAACGATGATGAGGTTCCAGAGGTACAAGATGGGTGGAAGGGTCATATACTGCCTTTTGATTTGGTTCAGAGAGAGATTCTTACTGAAGATTTAGAAGAACTTCAGGCAATAGAAAAAAGATTAACTGAAATCACTTCTTTGTATGGTGAAATTATTGATTCGCTTGATGAAGAAGAAAGAGAAAGCAGTGTGTTGAATGAAGCTAACGATGCTTTTGTAGCAAAAGAAGTTAAGAGTTTTGTTGCAGAAGCCCTCAGCGATGTGGAAAATGATGAAATTAAAGCATTAAGAGGATATCTAAGCCTTTCAAAGAAAAAAGAAAAGCTAGATTATGTAAATAAATGTGATATAGTTTCGTGGAATTTAATGGAACAAGGTTCTGATGGAGCATATAAGAAAGGTTCTGTTATTAGTAGAATAAGCGAATTGCAAAGGATGTATGAATTCCCGAAAGATTCCTTTGAACAGAAAGTGATGACCGTATTATCTCTTATGGAAGAAGAAAGCCAGGCTAAAAAAGATCTAAAACAGAAATCGGAAGCCCTCCATATTAAGACCAAAGAAACCATTGAAAATCTGGATGAAGACGAATCTTTGCGTTTGTTAGAATTAAAATGGATAAAGCCATTAGTAGATTCCCTTTTTGCTATTCCAGATGAAATCATCGGAGAGCTGATTAACAAAGTAATTCATCTACACGATAAATATTGCACTACATTTTCCGATATTGAACATGATATCGAAAACACAAGTGCGAAATTATCAAATATGATTGATAAGCTTGTTGGCAGTGTGGCAGATATTGAGGGATTAGAAGAATTGAAGAAGATTTTGGGGGTATAGACATGGCTGAAAAAAAGAAAAAACCCGAAATCAGATTTAAAGGCTTTACTGATGCTTGGGAGCAGCGCAAGTTCTCAGGAATCTTTATTTATTTACAGAACAATTCACTTTCAAGAACAGATTTAAACTATGAGCAAGGCTCGGTAAAAAACGTTCATTATGGGGATGTCCTAATAAAGTTTGGAGAAGTTTTGGATGTAGAAAAAACAGAAATTCCGTTCATCTCTAATAATGAATTTAATACCAGTAGCACTTCATTATTGCGGAATGGAGATATCGTAATAGCTGATGCTGCAGAAGATGAAACTGTCGGGAAATGCAGTGAAATCAAAGGAATAGGTTGTATAAGTATTGTCTCTGGATTGCATACGATACCTTGTAGACCTATCAAGACATTTGAGACTGGTTACCTTGGATATTATATGAATTCAAGCGCTTATCATGATCAGTTATTACCACTGATACAGGGTACAAAAATTTCATCTATTTCAAAGTCGGCACTACAGAACACGGAAATAATTTACCCAGATTCAGAAAAGGAACAACTAAAAATTGGGCAGTTTTTTCAAAACCTGGATAGCCTTATCACTCTTCATCAGCGAAAGTATGATAAGCTAATTATTGTTAAAAAGTCTATGTTGGAAAAAATGTTCCCTATAGATGGTAGCGGTAGCAATGTGCCTGAAATTCGATTTGGTGGTTTTACTGATGATTGGAAATTTCGTAAGTTGGGAGACTGCTTTTCAGAAAGGTCTGAAAGTATGCCTGATGGGGAATTGATTTCTGTTACTATAAATGATGGAATAAAGAAATTTTCAGAACTTGGAAGACATGATACTTCTAACGATGATAAATCTAAGTATAAGAAGGTGTGTGTTGGAGACATAGCCTATAACTCTATGAGAATGTGGCAAGGTGCAAGTGGATACTCCCCATACGAAGGTATAGTTAGTCCTGCATATACAGTACTTGCCCCAAATAATGGAATTGACTCAAAATGTATTTCATATTTATTTAAACGCCCTGATATGATTCATACATTCCAAGTTAATTCACAAGGAATAACATCTGATAACTGGAATTTGAAATATCAGGCATTGAGTGAAATTGAGATTTTGATTCCAAATGATATTCAAGAACAAAAATATATTGCTGAATACTTCACTGGTCTCGACAACCTGATCACTCTTCATCAGCGTAAACTCGAAAAATTAAGAAATATAAGGTTTTCTTGTACGGAAAAAATGTTTGTTTAGGGGGGCTGAGATTGTATTTTGATAAAGAAACAGATTTTGAAGAGGCTGTCATAAAAGCCTTGATAGAATGTGGTTGGGAGTCAGAAGTAATTCGACACCCTTCAGAAAAAGATTTGATAAAAAATTGGGCTAACATTTTGTTTAACAATAACCGTCAACGAGACCGTTTGAATGAATGTCCATTGACAGATGGAGAAATGCAGCAGATTATGGAGCAGATTAAACTGCTGCAATCCCCTATCAAATTAAATGGCTTTATAAACGGAAAAAGTGTGTCTATTAAACGAGACAACCCAGATGATAAAGAGCATTTTGGTAAAGAGGTTAGTTTAAAAATATATGACCGACAAGAAATCGCATATGGCGAAAGTCGATATCAAATAGTGCAACAGCCTCATTTCCCTACCAAATCTCCAATCCTAAATAATAGGCGTGGAGATTTGATGCTTTTGATAAATGGTATGCCGGTTATTCATATTGAATTAAAGAAAAGTGGGATACCGGTAAGCGAAGCATATAATCAGATAGAGAAGTATTCTCATGAAGGTGTTTTTAGAGGATTATTCTCATTAATACAAGTTTTTGTTGCTATGCAGCCAGAAGAGACTGTGTATTTTGCAAATCCTGGAGAAGGAGTAAAGTTCAATAAAGCATTTTATTTCCATTGGGCTAATTTTAATAATCAGCCAATCAACAAATGGGATGAAGTGATTTCCAAGCTGTTAAATATTCCTATGGCCCATATGATTATTGGGTTTTATACCATTGCTGATACTGATGAAGGCGTGCTGAAAGTAATGAGAAGTTATCAGTACTATGCAGCAATTGGTATAGCTGATAAGGTGGCAAAAAAGAATTGGAAGGATAACAACCAATTAGGCGGTCACGTATGGCATACAACCGGATCAGGAAAAACGATGACTAGTTTTAAATCTGCACAGCTTATTGCAAGTTCACACGATGCCGATAAAGTCATCTTTTTGGTAGATAGAAAGGAATTAGGGATACAATCATTAAAGGAATATAGGTCCTTTGCAAATGAAAGCGAATCGGTGCAAGCTACTGAGAATACTAATATACTGATTTCAAAGCTTAAGAGTGATGATTTAGATAATACTCTAATTGTAACTTCAATTCAAAAGTTAAGCAATATTTCTGAAGAGGCGCAGGAACTAAACGAAGCTGATTTAAAGATAATCCAATCTAAGCGAATTGCAATTATTATTGATGAATGTCATCGTTCCACTTTTGGTGAAATGTTAACCAATATTAAGAATACATTTAAGCATTCAATAATTTTTGGGTTTACGGGTACACCTATCCAAGATGTAAATATTAAGAAGGATAGCACAACACCAACAATTTTTGGAGATGAAATACATCGTTACACCTTGGCAGATGGTATCAGAGATAAAAATGTTTTAGGTTTTGACCCTTACATGGTCAAAATCTATGATGACTCTGACCTTAGACAAGCGGTAGCTCTACATAAAGCTAAGGCTGCTACAGTGGAAGAAGTTATGGGTGACCCTAAAAAGGAGAAAATGTTCTATAAGTACATGGATTCATCACAGGTAAAAATGTATGGAGAACAAGTTGATGGAAAATGGGTTGCAGGTATTGAAGATTTCATACCAAATGAGCAATATCAAACAGCTGAATACCGCAATGGCGTAATAGCGGATATTAAGAAAAAATGGACTATTTATAGTCGAGGAAGAAAGTTCCATGCGATATTTGCTACAAGCAATATTCCAGAGGCCGTTGTCTACTATCGACTAATGAAAGCAGAAATGCCTAATTTGTCTATTACAGCAATGTTTGACCCAAGCATTGATAATGAAGGTGGTGGCTCTTTAGAAAAAGAGGATGGAATTGTTGAAATACTTGAAGACTATAAGGCCAAATTTTCACAGTCTTTTACTATTAAGTCATATGATAAATTCAGAAAAGATGTTAGCTTAAGATTGGCTCACAAAAAACCTTACGAGCGTATTACCCCAGATGAACAAATTGATATACTTATTGTTGTGAATCAGATGCTTACGGGATTCGATTCTAAATGGGTTAACACATTATATTTAGATAAGGTAATGGAGTATGAGAATTTAATTCAGGCATTTTCAAGAACTAATCGTTTGTTCAATGTTGCGGATAAACCATTTGGCATCATTAAGTATTATAGACATCCTAATACTATGGAGAAAAACATAGAAGCTGCAGTAAAGGCATATTCAGGAGATATCCCGACAGGCTTGTTTGTAGATAAATTGCCAAACAATCTGCGACAAATGAATTCTTTATTTGATGAAATACAGATTTTATTTAAAAATGCAAGCATTAGCAATTTTGAAAGATTACCAGATGAGTCTTCGGTAAAAGCTAAATTTGCAAAGCAATTTAAACAGTTTTCTACACATTTAGAAGCAGCAACAATACAAGGATTTATTTGGAGTCAAAAAACATATTCCGATGAAAACGGTACAAGTATCGTAATGCACTTAGATGAAATGACATACCTCATTCTTCTTGCTAGATATATGGAATTAGCTAAAGGCGGTGGTGGTGGACGCAGTGGAGATGTTCCATACGAAATCGACACACATATTACGGAATATGATACAGAAAAAATTGATGCAGACTATATGAACTCTCGATTTGAAAAGTTTCTTAAGTTGATAGAAAGTGAATATGATGCAGAATCTTTGGATAAGACATTAAAAGAACTTCATAAGTCATTCTCTATGTTATCACAAGAAGAACAGAAATATGCAATTATTTTTATCCGTGATATTCAAGCAGGAAATATTCATGTTATACCTGGTAAATCGTTTAGAAATTATATCTCACAAATGATGAAAAAAGCAGAGAATGACAGAATTAAGAGAGTTGTAAATAGACTTGGTTGCTATGAAAAACTTCTTCGTGAAATGCTACAAAGAAAAGTCACAAAAGAAACAATAGAGGCTCATGGGAAATTTGATGAATTAAAAGCTACGGTAGATAACCAAAAAGCAAGGACATTCTTTATTTTGGTAGAACAGGACAACTACCAAGAATCAAGGCTCGCTATGTACATAGAGCAATATTTGAGAAATTTTCTTTTGAGTGGTGGCGAGGATCCTTATTCTAATGTTGAATATAGTGAAGTTATAAGAGAGAAAAATGAAAGCGAATATAATGCTAGTGTTGGGGTTGTTTTGACAGAAGAAAAAATGAAAGGAAAATCTATCGTATCTTCTGTAAAAAGTGCAACACTGAATAATTGGTATTCGGAAAGTAAGGCATTAGCTTGTATGTTAGAAACAGATTGTTTCGCTTATGTAGAAAACAAGCTATGCATCTACGATAATAAATATATTCAGCGTAATCAGAATGGAAGAATGTTCCTTACAAATTATGCAAAGGAACATGAAGAAGAATGTTTCCTTCAATTTATAATTGATAATGAAACCGGAAAATTGCATTATATAACATTACCCGCAGCTATGGCGAGCAAATCTTTCAATTACTATGATGAAATAAATGAAGATTTACTTACACAATATGGACTTGTGAACGAAATATCACATGAAATGTTGGTAGCTATAAATGGGCTTGACTTTGGTGATGCACTCACTAAGCTGATGAGCAAAAATATTTGCAACTATTCTGTTAGATTGTTGAGGGATACTACAGGCTTAGATAATAGAACTATTAGTAACATGGAAAAAGGAAACAACCTTACAAAAATTAATGTTATTTCAGCTTGTTTGGGTATACAGATTCCTTTCCGTGTTAGTAATAAGATGCTACAACTCGCTGAGTTATCTTTGAACTTCGATTTACCTGGAAAAAAAGGTGAAGAAAATGGAATATATGATTCCGTTCTACATCTGAAATGGGCAACCGATTATGAGGATGTCTATGAGGAGTTGAAAGAACAGAATTATGAGTATTTGCTTCATAGACCAAAGAAAATTAAATAATGTTTAGATTTAGACCAGATTAACGTCTGGTCTATTTTTTTGCTCAAAAAAATTTTTTGTTGAACTTTGTTCAACGAAATCTCTCACTAATTTGGAGAATTTTTAAATGCAGAATTAAATATGTGCGTTATTAAGGCTTTTTGGATGTTGAACTTTATTCAACGGGCAAAAAAGCTAGAAAGTATAAAATGAATTTATAGTAAAAATCAATATCACAGGCCTGATTAGCTATAAGGGCATGGGATACAAATATTGGTCCATCACAGCTACAGCGTGATGGGTGCAATAGAAGTACCCTTATTTCCTTATGCTATTTTTCAGGCGATGGGTCGGTGTACTTCAAAAGGCACCGACTCTATTTGTTTCTCTTGTCCTTCTGCAAGAACCAGGCAGAAAGGCAGGAAACTTTATGAGAAACTTTAAAACCAGCAAAAAGAACAGAACCAATTACATTTATTATTCAGCTGATGGACAGGCAATAAAAATTAAACCTAATGAGGATGAAGCTACAACTACTATCATTGTCACTTTACATAGCTGGGATGATGCAGAATTTAATGCTGATAAACGCGAAAGATACCATGTTCCAGTATACATGGATGCTTATTGTAATGAAAACGAAGATGTTGCAGCTGATCGCAATCCATATTTAGTTGATACTGCTTCTGATCCACTGGAAAGTATTATTCAATCCATTGAGGAAACAGAGCATAAAGAAAAGATAGGCAGGCTAAGAGCTGCAATTGGAACTTTAAAGCCACAGCAGAAAGAGCTTATAAAAAAAGTATTCTTTGAAAAACGCACTAATGTAAGTATTGCTGATGAAGAAGGTGTTACAGAAGCAGCTATTAGAAATCGGCTAAAAAAGATTTATGAGAAACTTCGCAAAAAAATCTAAAAATAGGGGCACGAATCCCCCTAAATAAAGTTTCAAAAAAGGGGGTTCGATTCCCTAAAGTTTTTTGCATATGGACAGAGGGGTAAATAAAACCCCTCAGAAAGGAGCAAAAGCTATGAGTTTAAAACATAAAGTATGTATCAATATTTCACATCCAAGTGGGAATTCAACTCCTGTTATTGACAGTGGTACAAAGCAAATCCGCAAAAGATTATTGAATTTTCTTTTCGGTGAAAAAGTGAATGTACTTGTGCTTACACCTGGGGATTCGGTTGAAACTGTGGAAATCCGTGAACTTAAAGGAGGTGAAATCCGTGAGTAAAATAAAGTTACTACTTGATGTGGTTTCAGATATGCGATCCTTGGCAGATAGCATACAGGCTGTTTGTGATGCAATGGTAGAAAGTGAACCTAAAGATGCAGATAAGAAGCCTACTTCAGTTAAAGGGTCAGAGCCAAAGAAAACAGCAAAGTCAGTTAATAAGAAAATTAAGCTTGAGGATGTAAGGGCTGTTCTTGCAGAAAAGAGTCAAGCCGGCATGACTGCCAAGGTGCGTGAAATTATTCAGAAATACGGTGCGGCAAAGCTAAGTGAGGTTGATCCTAAGCATTATGCTGATATTTTGAAAGATGCGGAGGGACTTATAGATGGGTAGTCATGCGATACTTTCTGCATCAGGATCACATAGGTGGCTCAACTGCCTGCCATCGGCAAGACTGGAACTTGAATTTGAAGATAAAGAAAGCACAGCAGCTGCTGAAGGTACTGCCGCCCATGCTCTTTGTGAGCATAAACTTCGTAAAGCACTTAGGATGAGGAGCAAAAGACCAGTATCAAGTTATGATACTGATGAAATGGAAGAACACAGCGATGCCTATGTAGATTTTGTAATTGAGCAGTTGGAAATAGCAAAACAAAATTGTAAAGATCCATTGGTACTTATAGAACAACGGCTAGATTTCTCTTGTTATGTGCCACAGGGCTTTGGAACAGGAGATTGCATTATTATTGCTGATGAGGAACTCCATATTATTGACTTTAAATATGGCATGGGAGTTTTGGTAGATGCAGTAGACAATCCACAGATGAAACTGTATGCACTAGGTGCTTTAGAAATTTTTGATAGTCTTTATGATATCAAGGAAGTATCCATGACCATATTTCAACCACGCAGGGAAAATATTAGTACATGGACAATTTCAGTGGAAGAATTAAAGGATTGGGCAGAAAATGAATTAAAGCCAAAAGCTCAGATGGCTATAAATGGTGAGGGAGAATACCTACCAGGAGAATGGTGTACTTTTTGTAAAGCATCAGTAAAATGTCGTGCAAGAGCGGAGGCAAAATTAGAACTTGCAAGGGCCGAATTTATGCTTCCACCACTTTTAACGGATATGGAGATAGAAGAAATTATTCATAAGATACCTGACCTAACTAAGTGGGCAAATGAAATTATGGCATATGCCACAGATGCCGCCATCAACCATGGTAAACAGTGGAGTGGATTTAAAGTAGTAGAAGGTCGATCTAATCGCAAGTATAAAGATGAAGATGCTGTGGCAGATGCAGCTAAGACAAATGGTTATAAAGATATCTACCATCAGAGACTTATCACCATTACTGAAATGCAGAAACTTATGGGTAAGAAACAATTTGAGAAAATCTTAGGTTGCCTTATCTATAAACCACCGGGAAAGCCGACACTGGTTCCAATTACAGATAAAAGAACGGCTATGGATACATCAAATGCAAATAACGAATTTAATGAAATTATGGAGGATGAAGATTATGATAAATCAAAACAAAACTAAGGTTATTACAGGGGTAAACACTCGTTTGAGCTATTTCCATGGTTGGGAGCCGGTATCAATTAATGGAAGTGCTGAAAAATACAGTGTATCAGTACTTATCCCAAAGTCAGATAAGGAAACTATAAACGCTATTAATGCAGCAATAGATGCAGCAATTGAAGAAGGAATTTCAAAGTTTGGTGGTAAAAAACCAAATAAAGCAGCTATTAAACTGCCTTTAAGAGATGGTGATGCTGAGCGTGATGATGAGGCATACAAAGGACATTATTTTGTAAATGCCAATAGCATAACAGCACCTCAAATTGTAGATAAGGCAGTAAAGCCTATACTTGATCGTAATGAAGTATATAGCGGATGCTACGCAAGAGTGTCTTTAAATTTCTATGCTTTTAACAGTAATGGAAATAAGGGTGTTGCTTGTGGACTTGGCAACATCCAAAAGATTAAAGATGGTGAGCCTTTAGGTGGAAGAACAAATGCAGCTGATGATTTTACAACTGTGGAAGATGATGATTTTTTAGCATAAGAAAAGTAAATATAAAGACGAGGTGGTGGAGGACATTCTTCTGCCACCTTGTTTGCTTTTGAAAGGATGGTATTTGTATGAAATTTATTTCAATAGACATTGAGACCTTTTCCAGTGTTAATCTTCAGAAGTCCGGTGTTTATCGCTATGCCGAGAGCGAGGATTTTGATATTCTTCTGTTTGGATATTCAGTAGATGGAGGAGAGGTGAAGGTGATTGACCTTGCTAGAGGTGAGAAAATTCCAATTGAAATTATAAATGCTCTTACTGATGATTCTGTTATTAAATGGGCATTCAACGCACAATTTGAAAGAATCTGCTTATCAAAGTGGCTTGGTATGAAAGCAGGTACTTATCTTTCTCCTAAGTCATGGCAGTGCACTATGATTTGGGCGGCAACTTTAGGACTTCCATTATCTCTTGAGGGTGTTGGAGCGGTATTGGGTTTTAAAAAACAAAAATTATCACAAGGTAAAAATCTAATTAAATATTTTTGTATTCCATGTTCTCCAACTAAATCAAATGGTGGACGTACTCGGAATCTACCACACCATGACATAGAAAAATGGAAAATGTTCACCTTCTATAACAAGCGTGATGTGGAAACAGAAATGGCGATACAAAATAAATTATCTAAATTTCCTGTATCCAAAACCGAATGGCAGAATTACCACTTAGACCAGATAATCAATGACGGTGGTATTAATCTTGATATGGATTTTGTAAGACAGGCAATTTCCTGCGATGAAAAATTCAAAGCAGAAAATATTAAAAAAGCAAAGGAGTTAACAGGTCTTGAAAACCCTAATTCTCCTGCACAATTAAAGGATTGGCTTCTTAAGCAAGGTATGAAAACAGATTCTCTTTCCAAGGCAGTAGTTTCGGAGTTACTTCAAGATTCAGATGGAGAAATACATGAGGCGCTTTCAATTAGACAGCAGCTTGCAAAAAGCAGCGTAAAGAAATATACATCAATGGAAAATGTGGTTTGTAGTGACAGCAGAGCCAGAGGTTTAATTCAGTTTTATGGTGCAAATAGAACAGGGCGCTATTCAGGTAGGCTCATCCAGGTGCAGAACCTGCCGCAAAACCATCTTCCGGATTTAAAGCAGGCTCGTTCTTTAGTGAAATCTGGAAACTTTACAGCTTTAGATTTACTTTATGACAGCATTCCAAGTGTGCTATCAGAACTAATTAGAACAGCTTTTATACCAAGGTATGGGAGTAGGTTTATTGTAGCAGATTTTTCAGCAATTGAGGCTCGTGTTATTGCATGGCTTGCTGGTGAGAGATGGAGAATTGATGTATTTGCAGGTGGTGGAGATATCTATTGTGCTTCAGCATCACAGATGTTTAATGTTCCTGTTAAGAAAAACGGTATTAACGGGCATTTAAGGCAGAAAGGTAAAATAGCAGAATTAGCCTTAGGCTATGGCGGCTCAGTAGGGGCACTTAAAGCGATGGGAGCAATTCAAATGGGACTTGTTGAAGATGAGTTAAAACCTATCGTAGATGCGTGGAGAAATTCTAATCCTAATATAACTTCTCTTTGGTGGAGGATAGACCGTGCAGTAAAAACTGTAGTAAAAACAAAACAACCAATTGAGATATATGGTATCGGAATTTTTTATCAAAGCGGAATTCTCTTTATTAAGCTGCCAAGTGGAAGAAGGCTTGCATATGTGAAACCTCTTATTGGAGAGAACAGATTTGGTGGCGAGTCTGTTACCTATGAAGGCGTTGGTGGTACGAAAAAATGGGAACGAATAGAAAGCTATGGTCCTAAGTTTGTAGAGAATATTGTTCAGGCAATTAGCCGTGATATTTTAGCAGAAGCAATGCTTAAATTAGCTACCCATGAATTTCAAATTGTAATGCACGTTCATGATGAGGTGGTAATAGAAGCACCAAATAAAGTATCTTCTGTAGAAGAAATATGTAGGATTATGAGTGAAACACCAGCATGGGCAAAAGGACTGATTCTTAATGCTGATGGCTATGAATGTGAATTTTATAAAAAGGAATAGGGAACAAGGAATAAGAAGAATAAAAAATTTTTAATATTTAGGGGTTCGATTATGTTTAGTTTTTCGCTTATAGGCAGAGGAATATTTCCTCAATAAATTTAATGGAGGTATTCGTATGAGCGAAATACAAATTTTTAAAAATCCAGAGTTTGGTACAGTTAGAACCATTGAAGAAAATGGGAAGATAATATTTTGTGGGACTGATATTGCATCATCACTAGGTTACACAAATCCACAAAAAGCAATTAAAGATCACTGCCGTGAAGATGGGGTAACGTTTCGTTCAGTCATCGACAATATTGGTAGAACTCAGCAAGCTAAGTTTATAGATGAAGGAAATCTATATCGTCTTATAACTCACAGCAAATTACCTGCTGCAGACCGTTTCGAAGGATGGGTTTTTGATGAAGTTCTTCCTACGATTCGTAAGCATGGGGCATATATTACGACACAAAAGATGGAAGAAATTATGAATGATCCAGATTCATGGATAAAGCTATTGACTGCACTTAAGGCTGAAAGAGAAGAAAAAGAGTGCCTAAAAGTACAAGCAACAGAGGATAAGCCTAAGGTTGTCTTTGCTGATGCAGTATCGGTATCAGATGGAACAATGCTTATAGGGGAACTTGCTAAAATTCTTAAAGGTAATGGCCTTGATATTGGACAAAACCGTTTGTTTGAACGCTTACGTCAAGAAGGATACCTT contains:
- a CDS encoding restriction endonuclease subunit S: MAEKKKKPEIRFKGFTDAWEQRKFSGIFIYLQNNSLSRTDLNYEQGSVKNVHYGDVLIKFGEVLDVEKTEIPFISNNEFNTSSTSLLRNGDIVIADAAEDETVGKCSEIKGIGCISIVSGLHTIPCRPIKTFETGYLGYYMNSSAYHDQLLPLIQGTKISSISKSALQNTEIIYPDSEKEQLKIGQFFQNLDSLITLHQRKYDKLIIVKKSMLEKMFPIDGSGSNVPEIRFGGFTDDWKFRKLGDCFSERSESMPDGELISVTINDGIKKFSELGRHDTSNDDKSKYKKVCVGDIAYNSMRMWQGASGYSPYEGIVSPAYTVLAPNNGIDSKCISYLFKRPDMIHTFQVNSQGITSDNWNLKYQALSEIEILIPNDIQEQKYIAEYFTGLDNLITLHQRKLEKLRNIRFSCTEKMFV
- a CDS encoding sigma-70 family RNA polymerase sigma factor — encoded protein: MRNFKTSKKNRTNYIYYSADGQAIKIKPNEDEATTTIIVTLHSWDDAEFNADKRERYHVPVYMDAYCNENEDVAADRNPYLVDTASDPLESIIQSIEETEHKEKIGRLRAAIGTLKPQQKELIKKVFFEKRTNVSIADEEGVTEAAIRNRLKKIYEKLRKKI
- a CDS encoding DUF2815 family protein — translated: MINQNKTKVITGVNTRLSYFHGWEPVSINGSAEKYSVSVLIPKSDKETINAINAAIDAAIEEGISKFGGKKPNKAAIKLPLRDGDAERDDEAYKGHYFVNANSITAPQIVDKAVKPILDRNEVYSGCYARVSLNFYAFNSNGNKGVACGLGNIQKIKDGEPLGGRTNAADDFTTVEDDDFLA
- a CDS encoding DNA polymerase codes for the protein MKFISIDIETFSSVNLQKSGVYRYAESEDFDILLFGYSVDGGEVKVIDLARGEKIPIEIINALTDDSVIKWAFNAQFERICLSKWLGMKAGTYLSPKSWQCTMIWAATLGLPLSLEGVGAVLGFKKQKLSQGKNLIKYFCIPCSPTKSNGGRTRNLPHHDIEKWKMFTFYNKRDVETEMAIQNKLSKFPVSKTEWQNYHLDQIINDGGINLDMDFVRQAISCDEKFKAENIKKAKELTGLENPNSPAQLKDWLLKQGMKTDSLSKAVVSELLQDSDGEIHEALSIRQQLAKSSVKKYTSMENVVCSDSRARGLIQFYGANRTGRYSGRLIQVQNLPQNHLPDLKQARSLVKSGNFTALDLLYDSIPSVLSELIRTAFIPRYGSRFIVADFSAIEARVIAWLAGERWRIDVFAGGGDIYCASASQMFNVPVKKNGINGHLRQKGKIAELALGYGGSVGALKAMGAIQMGLVEDELKPIVDAWRNSNPNITSLWWRIDRAVKTVVKTKQPIEIYGIGIFYQSGILFIKLPSGRRLAYVKPLIGENRFGGESVTYEGVGGTKKWERIESYGPKFVENIVQAISRDILAEAMLKLATHEFQIVMHVHDEVVIEAPNKVSSVEEICRIMSETPAWAKGLILNADGYECEFYKKE
- a CDS encoding DUF2800 domain-containing protein, which encodes MGSHAILSASGSHRWLNCLPSARLELEFEDKESTAAAEGTAAHALCEHKLRKALRMRSKRPVSSYDTDEMEEHSDAYVDFVIEQLEIAKQNCKDPLVLIEQRLDFSCYVPQGFGTGDCIIIADEELHIIDFKYGMGVLVDAVDNPQMKLYALGALEIFDSLYDIKEVSMTIFQPRRENISTWTISVEELKDWAENELKPKAQMAINGEGEYLPGEWCTFCKASVKCRARAEAKLELARAEFMLPPLLTDMEIEEIIHKIPDLTKWANEIMAYATDAAINHGKQWSGFKVVEGRSNRKYKDEDAVADAAKTNGYKDIYHQRLITITEMQKLMGKKQFEKILGCLIYKPPGKPTLVPITDKRTAMDTSNANNEFNEIMEDEDYDKSKQN
- a CDS encoding type I restriction endonuclease subunit R, producing MYFDKETDFEEAVIKALIECGWESEVIRHPSEKDLIKNWANILFNNNRQRDRLNECPLTDGEMQQIMEQIKLLQSPIKLNGFINGKSVSIKRDNPDDKEHFGKEVSLKIYDRQEIAYGESRYQIVQQPHFPTKSPILNNRRGDLMLLINGMPVIHIELKKSGIPVSEAYNQIEKYSHEGVFRGLFSLIQVFVAMQPEETVYFANPGEGVKFNKAFYFHWANFNNQPINKWDEVISKLLNIPMAHMIIGFYTIADTDEGVLKVMRSYQYYAAIGIADKVAKKNWKDNNQLGGHVWHTTGSGKTMTSFKSAQLIASSHDADKVIFLVDRKELGIQSLKEYRSFANESESVQATENTNILISKLKSDDLDNTLIVTSIQKLSNISEEAQELNEADLKIIQSKRIAIIIDECHRSTFGEMLTNIKNTFKHSIIFGFTGTPIQDVNIKKDSTTPTIFGDEIHRYTLADGIRDKNVLGFDPYMVKIYDDSDLRQAVALHKAKAATVEEVMGDPKKEKMFYKYMDSSQVKMYGEQVDGKWVAGIEDFIPNEQYQTAEYRNGVIADIKKKWTIYSRGRKFHAIFATSNIPEAVVYYRLMKAEMPNLSITAMFDPSIDNEGGGSLEKEDGIVEILEDYKAKFSQSFTIKSYDKFRKDVSLRLAHKKPYERITPDEQIDILIVVNQMLTGFDSKWVNTLYLDKVMEYENLIQAFSRTNRLFNVADKPFGIIKYYRHPNTMEKNIEAAVKAYSGDIPTGLFVDKLPNNLRQMNSLFDEIQILFKNASISNFERLPDESSVKAKFAKQFKQFSTHLEAATIQGFIWSQKTYSDENGTSIVMHLDEMTYLILLARYMELAKGGGGGRSGDVPYEIDTHITEYDTEKIDADYMNSRFEKFLKLIESEYDAESLDKTLKELHKSFSMLSQEEQKYAIIFIRDIQAGNIHVIPGKSFRNYISQMMKKAENDRIKRVVNRLGCYEKLLREMLQRKVTKETIEAHGKFDELKATVDNQKARTFFILVEQDNYQESRLAMYIEQYLRNFLLSGGEDPYSNVEYSEVIREKNESEYNASVGVVLTEEKMKGKSIVSSVKSATLNNWYSESKALACMLETDCFAYVENKLCIYDNKYIQRNQNGRMFLTNYAKEHEEECFLQFIIDNETGKLHYITLPAAMASKSFNYYDEINEDLLTQYGLVNEISHEMLVAINGLDFGDALTKLMSKNICNYSVRLLRDTTGLDNRTISNMEKGNNLTKINVISACLGIQIPFRVSNKMLQLAELSLNFDLPGKKGEENGIYDSVLHLKWATDYEDVYEELKEQNYEYLLHRPKKIK